CGGAAAGGCGGACGCCACGCCCCCGCCCTGCCCCCGGCCCGGTGCGCCGGAGGCGCGTCGGAAGCCAGTTCGGCGCTCATTTCAGCCCCGCCTCGTCCGCCGGCTTGCGGTTGAAGAAGGCGTCCACGTCCACCGCGGTCTTGATGAGGCCGTGGGCGCGCATGAACTGTTCGGTCTTCTTGACCTCCGCCACATCGTCGTCGTGGATGGCCGGGTCGTAATTCATGCGCTGCAGGACCTGGACCAGCAGGTCGGGGGCCAGGTTGACGTCGCCACTGATGAGCTCGGCGGCCTCCTTGGGATTGGCGGTGATGAACTCCGAAGCGCGCTTGTACGCCGTCAGCAGCGCCTTCGCCTGTTCGGGCCGGGTCTTCAGAAAGCCGTTGTCGGCGACGATCAGCAGCAGCCCCTTCTTGATGCCGGTGCCGTCGGCCAGCACACGGACTGCCTTCTGCGATTCGAAGCGGGTCAGGATCGGCTCCCACACCGCGCCGGCGTCGATGGTGCCGGCGACGATGGCCGGCGGGATCTCCGCCACCGGCAGGTTGATCAGCTCGACGTCGTTGAGCGTCAAGCCGCCCTGTTCAAGAACCAAGGCCAGCAGATGGTGGGCGTAGGACCCCTTGGTCACCGCCACCTTCCGGCCCTTCAGCTCCTTCGGCACGGCGATGGGGGAGTTGCCGCCGACGATGACCGCCAGACTCTTCGGGCCGTCGGAAGTCAGCGCGATGGCGCTGGTGTCGAGCCCCGCCGCCTTGCCGACGAGGGCCGGGGTGTCGCCGACGAAGCCCACATCCTGCTGTCCGGCGGCGAAGGATTCGTTGATCGGGGGACCGGCGGGGAAGAGCGACCACTTGACGGCGGCGTTCGGCGCCACCTTGGCCAGTTCCTCGTCCAGCCACTTCTTCTGCTTGGCGACGAACAGGGGGGCATAAAGGGGAAAGGGCTGCGCGGCGATGCGCAGATCGTCGGCGGCGGCTGAGGTGGTGGCGGTTCCGGCCAGCCCGAGGCCGATGGCGGCCGCGACGGCCAAGGCGAGAAATCTGGAAACGGCCATGGTCGATACCTCGCTTCATGCTCGGATTTTTGGGATCGGATTTATGGGAGTCAGGGGCTCTGGCTTGGCTGCGCGTTGCCGGTTCCCGGATCGGCCCATTTCCCTATTCAGAATATGGATGTTCGTATTTCATTTAACACGTTCGAATGTCAATACGCCCTCGCATTATGGGCGACTGAAAAGTGTTATTTTTTACAAAAGAGCGAAATTGGCTTCGTCGTTTGATCCATATCAACGAATTCGACGGTATTTGCCTAGTTGATTAGTAGCCTTATCCGAGCGGGCGCTCCGCTCCGCTGCCTTGGCCGAAGGACGATCCGATGACGACGAAGACACCTCATGAAGACGGCTTCCGCCACTTCACGCTGACGCCCTACAACCCCTTCATCGGCGCCGTGGTGGACGAAATCGACCTGAGGGAGACCACCGGCGAGGAGGTCCGCGCCGACCTGCGCCGGGCGCTGGCCAAGCATGGCGTGCTGTTCTTCCGCGGCCAGACGCTGACCCCGGAGCAGCAGGTCGACGTCGCCCGGATCTTCGGCGATCCCGACAAGGCCAAGGCCTATTTCAAGCGCCACGACTCGAACCGGCTCGTCGAGCTGATCGAGTTCACGCCGGGGCAGCCGGGCTACGGCACCGATCAGTGGCACGCCGACATCACCTTTTCCGCCAACCCGCCCACCGGCACGGTCCTGCACGCGCGCGACGTGCCGTCCGTCGGCGGCGACACCGCCTGGGCCAGCGGAACCTACGTCTACGACCGCCTCGACCCGGCCTTGCGCGCCTATTTGGAAACGCTGGAGGCGGTGCACAGCATCGAGCACAGCGGCTGGCCCGAGTGGTTCCGCACCCAGCCCAACGGCGAGGAGCTGTACCGTCAGGCCCGCGCCGAGCATCTGCCGGTGGTGCACAAGGTCGTCCAGACCCATCCGGTCACGGGCCGCAAGCTGGTCTATGTCAGCCCGAACTTCACCCTGCGCATCCGCGGCCTGTCGCGCCAGCAAAGCGACGCGCTGCTGACCTTCCTGTTCGGGCTGTTCGAGAAGCCCGAAGCCCAGGCGCGCTGGCGCTGGCGGAACGGCGACGTGGCGATCTGGGACAACCGCGCCACCGTCCATTACGCGGTGACCGACTACACCGAGTACCGCCTGCTCCACCAGGTCACCTTCGGCGAGGATAAGGCCTTCTGAGCGGGTGACCGGCTTTCGCAATGCATCGGTAACCGTGAATTTTGTGTTTGGCGGGTGCGGCTTGGGCAATCCGGGGGACCGGTTTTCTCGACCGTCGACCGTCGCCGTTCCGCCGGAGAAGAGAGCCATGCCCGTTCGTGAACGCCGTCGTCCCGACCACGGCATCGACCCGTTGTTCGTGAACCGCTGGTCGCCGCGCGCCTACACCGGGGAGGAAATCCCGGACGCCATTCTGGAGCAGGGTTTCGAGGCGGCACGCTGGGCGCCATCCGCCCGCAACGCCCAGCCCTGGCGCTTCATCCACAGCAAACGCCAGTCCGCGTCGTGGGCGGCCGTCTTCGGCCTGCTGAACGAGCGCAACCGGCTGTGGGCGGACAAGGCGTCAGCCCTGATCGCGGTTCTCTCCAAGACGACCTACGACGACGGATCACCAAACCACACCCATTCCTTCGACGCCGGAGCGGCATGGGCCAACCTCGCGCACCAACT
This genomic window from Azospirillum brasilense contains:
- a CDS encoding TauD/TfdA dioxygenase family protein; amino-acid sequence: MTTKTPHEDGFRHFTLTPYNPFIGAVVDEIDLRETTGEEVRADLRRALAKHGVLFFRGQTLTPEQQVDVARIFGDPDKAKAYFKRHDSNRLVELIEFTPGQPGYGTDQWHADITFSANPPTGTVLHARDVPSVGGDTAWASGTYVYDRLDPALRAYLETLEAVHSIEHSGWPEWFRTQPNGEELYRQARAEHLPVVHKVVQTHPVTGRKLVYVSPNFTLRIRGLSRQQSDALLTFLFGLFEKPEAQARWRWRNGDVAIWDNRATVHYAVTDYTEYRLLHQVTFGEDKAF
- a CDS encoding aliphatic sulfonate ABC transporter substrate-binding protein, with the protein product MAVSRFLALAVAAAIGLGLAGTATTSAAADDLRIAAQPFPLYAPLFVAKQKKWLDEELAKVAPNAAVKWSLFPAGPPINESFAAGQQDVGFVGDTPALVGKAAGLDTSAIALTSDGPKSLAVIVGGNSPIAVPKELKGRKVAVTKGSYAHHLLALVLEQGGLTLNDVELINLPVAEIPPAIVAGTIDAGAVWEPILTRFESQKAVRVLADGTGIKKGLLLIVADNGFLKTRPEQAKALLTAYKRASEFITANPKEAAELISGDVNLAPDLLVQVLQRMNYDPAIHDDDVAEVKKTEQFMRAHGLIKTAVDVDAFFNRKPADEAGLK
- a CDS encoding nitroreductase family protein; the encoded protein is MPVRERRRPDHGIDPLFVNRWSPRAYTGEEIPDAILEQGFEAARWAPSARNAQPWRFIHSKRQSASWAAVFGLLNERNRLWADKASALIAVLSKTTYDDGSPNHTHSFDAGAAWANLAHQLFLAGWHTRAIGGFDRAAAGDVLGVPEGVTVEILIAVGRQGAADALPEEFQRHETPSDRHPLTAFVSEGAYRME